The following proteins are co-located in the Patescibacteria group bacterium genome:
- a CDS encoding transposase yields the protein MFNRRSIRLRHHDYTESNTYFVTICTDKMRELFGTVIHSEMVLNDFGKIAHDEWRNTPIIRPYVILDEFIIMPNHIHGIIDIGPRKKGMAAPCPYTGPESMVAAPRTFGHPQSHSLGSIIGSIKSAISKRIRNSAYGHGGAMPVALPSSPTLPPKIWHTNYYENIVRKYGAIDRIRKYIRENPAKWERDRNNPNPHPVIS from the coding sequence ATGTTTAATCGGAGATCAATTCGATTGCGTCACCACGACTATACGGAATCAAATACATATTTCGTCACGATCTGCACTGATAAAATGCGCGAATTATTCGGCACCGTGATCCACTCTGAGATGGTATTAAATGATTTTGGAAAAATCGCCCACGATGAATGGAGAAATACACCAATCATTCGCCCATACGTGATTCTGGATGAATTTATCATCATGCCAAATCATATTCATGGAATAATCGATATCGGGCCGCGGAAAAAGGGCATGGCAGCGCCATGCCCCTACACCGGACCCGAATCGATGGTGGCCGCGCCACGCACATTCGGCCATCCGCAATCGCATTCATTGGGATCCATCATCGGATCCATCAAATCCGCCATCTCCAAAAGGATCCGAAATTCGGCGTACGGGCATGGCGGTGCCATGCCCGTTGCCTTGCCCTCTAGCCCAACCTTGCCTCCAAAAATCTGGCACACAAATTATTACGAAAATATCGTACGGAAATATGGGGCAATTGATCGTATTCGCAAATACATCAGAGAAAACCCCGCCAAGTGGGAACGTGATAGAAATAATCCCAATCCTCACCCGGTGATCAGCTAA